A window of Haliscomenobacter hydrossis DSM 1100 contains these coding sequences:
- the galK gene encoding galactokinase codes for MTSNDSVLATSVQKVFLDHFSTQPLVVCAPGRVNLIGEHTDYNEGFVLPAAVDKAVYIAIAPSTSSQGKWVSLDFNESVDIDFQQIVPLPQRWANYILGIVDQLQKSGKPIPLFDCVVAGDVPIGSGMSSSAALESAVVYALNELHQLGLSRWEMALLAQKSENEFIGVKCGIMDMFASLHGKANHVIRLDCRDLSFEYFPIQLGDYRIVLFDTGVKHSLADSAYNARRAQCEEGVRFFQKHYGAPTKSLRDVPIAMVQANRSRLSAEVYNRCLYVTEEIQRTLAACEDLKNGDLAAFGLKMFATHEGLRHLYEVSCIELDFLVDAVQGEPAVLGARMMGGGFGGCTINLVHKDAIDALYKKLAPAYLSNMQHKLGMYMVVTGEGAHVVE; via the coding sequence ATGACGTCAAACGACTCAGTACTTGCCACAAGCGTCCAAAAGGTTTTTCTGGATCATTTTTCTACCCAACCGCTGGTGGTGTGTGCCCCCGGTCGGGTTAACCTCATTGGAGAACACACCGATTACAACGAGGGTTTTGTTCTCCCTGCCGCAGTAGACAAAGCGGTATACATCGCCATTGCGCCTAGCACCAGTAGTCAGGGAAAGTGGGTTTCACTAGATTTCAATGAATCTGTAGACATTGATTTTCAGCAAATTGTTCCACTTCCCCAGCGTTGGGCCAATTATATTTTAGGCATTGTCGATCAATTGCAAAAATCTGGAAAACCCATCCCGTTATTTGATTGTGTAGTTGCCGGAGATGTGCCGATAGGCTCGGGGATGTCCTCTTCTGCGGCTTTGGAATCGGCAGTAGTTTACGCCCTGAATGAATTGCACCAATTGGGGCTCAGCCGCTGGGAAATGGCGCTTTTGGCCCAAAAATCCGAAAACGAATTCATCGGGGTGAAATGTGGCATCATGGACATGTTTGCCAGCCTACACGGCAAAGCCAATCATGTAATTCGCCTGGATTGTCGCGATTTGAGCTTTGAATACTTCCCCATTCAATTGGGCGATTACCGCATTGTGCTGTTTGATACGGGCGTTAAACATTCCTTGGCCGATTCAGCTTACAATGCCCGCCGGGCACAATGTGAAGAAGGGGTACGGTTTTTCCAAAAACATTATGGCGCACCTACAAAATCGCTGCGCGACGTACCCATCGCCATGGTTCAAGCCAATCGCAGCAGGTTGTCCGCAGAAGTGTATAACCGTTGCCTGTACGTTACCGAAGAAATTCAGCGCACCCTGGCGGCCTGTGAGGATTTAAAAAATGGCGACTTAGCTGCCTTCGGGCTCAAAATGTTCGCCACCCACGAAGGTTTGCGCCATTTGTATGAAGTGAGTTGTATTGAATTGGACTTTTTGGTGGATGCCGTTCAAGGTGAACCTGCAGTATTGGGCGCACGCATGATGGGCGGTGGATTTGGCGGCTGTACCATCAACCTGGTGCACAAAGATGCCATTGATGCTTTGTACAAAAAATTGGCACCTGCATACCTGTCTAATATGCAACACAAACTGGGTATGTACATGGTGGTGACAGGTGAAGGAGCACACGTGGTGGAATAA
- a CDS encoding ubiquinol-cytochrome c reductase iron-sulfur subunit, which yields MDRKEFMSLLGLTVGGTVALSCLGGCAKESGVTPGGSTGGSGVDFTLNLSDAGNAALTNNGGFLIKDGVIVARTTAGAYIAVAAACTHQGTLLQFQGNNQRFYCPNHGSTFSESGGVLNGPASSSLKQYKTELSGTNLRVFS from the coding sequence ATGGATCGAAAAGAATTTATGAGCCTGCTTGGGCTTACTGTTGGTGGCACGGTTGCCCTTTCTTGTCTGGGCGGCTGCGCCAAAGAATCAGGCGTTACCCCTGGTGGAAGTACTGGTGGCTCCGGCGTAGATTTCACCCTCAACCTCAGCGATGCAGGCAATGCCGCATTGACCAACAATGGTGGCTTTTTGATAAAAGATGGAGTCATTGTGGCCAGAACCACCGCTGGTGCCTACATCGCAGTAGCTGCAGCTTGCACCCATCAAGGTACCCTGCTGCAGTTCCAAGGCAACAACCAACGCTTTTACTGCCCCAATCACGGTTCTACGTTTTCGGAATCAGGAGGTGTGCTCAATGGCCCGGCAAGCAGTTCCTTGAAACAGTATAAGACCGAATTGTCAGGCACAAACTTGCGGGTATTTTCTTGA
- the pyrF gene encoding orotidine-5'-phosphate decarboxylase → MNRQELIAQIRLKKSFLCVGLDTEWAKIPAHLMDAEDPVFEFNKAIIDATRDLCVAYKPNLAFYEARGPQGWVSLQKTVDYIGNEHFTIADAKRGDIGNTSRLYAQTFFETYSFDSVTVAPYMGSDSVQPFFDFPNKWVILLALTSNAGSTDFQFGLQDQSTPLFEKVMRQAMTWGTPENLMFVVGATHPEKFADIRKIAPDHFLLVPGVGAQGGDLEALCHYGLNEDIGLLVNASRGIIYAGSGLDFATKAREAAAELQAQMAILLS, encoded by the coding sequence ATGAATAGACAAGAATTAATTGCCCAAATTCGCCTTAAAAAGTCTTTTTTGTGCGTGGGGCTGGATACAGAATGGGCCAAAATTCCAGCCCACTTGATGGATGCCGAAGATCCAGTTTTTGAATTCAATAAGGCCATCATCGATGCTACACGAGATCTGTGTGTAGCCTATAAACCCAACCTCGCTTTTTATGAAGCCAGAGGGCCTCAAGGTTGGGTATCCTTGCAAAAAACTGTTGATTACATTGGAAATGAACATTTTACCATAGCTGACGCCAAACGGGGTGACATTGGCAATACCTCCCGCTTGTACGCCCAGACCTTTTTCGAAACGTATTCCTTTGATTCCGTTACCGTAGCTCCTTACATGGGGTCCGACTCGGTGCAACCTTTTTTCGATTTTCCCAACAAATGGGTCATTCTGCTGGCCCTGACTTCCAATGCCGGAAGTACTGATTTTCAATTTGGCTTACAGGACCAATCTACCCCTCTTTTTGAAAAAGTAATGCGTCAGGCCATGACCTGGGGCACCCCCGAAAATTTGATGTTCGTCGTCGGCGCTACCCATCCCGAAAAATTTGCCGACATCCGCAAAATCGCCCCTGATCATTTTTTACTCGTGCCCGGAGTTGGTGCCCAGGGAGGTGATTTGGAAGCGCTCTGCCATTACGGCCTTAACGAAGATATTGGTCTATTGGTCAATGCTTCCAGAGGGATCATCTACGCTGGATCCGGTCTTGATTTTGCCACAAAAGCCCGGGAGGCAGCAGCCGAACTACAGGCACAAATGGCTATACTGCTGTCCTAA
- a CDS encoding NifU family protein: METKSELISRIDLALNEVRPHLAVDGGNVEVVDVTDEKVVKIKWLGNCQNCNMSIMTMRAGIEQAIRVKVPEITGVEAVNGLVL; the protein is encoded by the coding sequence ATGGAAACAAAATCCGAGCTGATATCCAGAATCGATCTAGCCCTCAACGAAGTCCGTCCTCACCTTGCAGTGGATGGAGGTAACGTTGAAGTAGTAGACGTCACGGATGAAAAAGTCGTCAAAATCAAGTGGTTGGGTAATTGCCAGAACTGCAACATGTCGATTATGACCATGCGGGCGGGCATTGAACAAGCCATCCGGGTAAAAGTACCCGAAATTACTGGCGTAGAAGCCGTGAACGGACTGGTTTTGTAA
- a CDS encoding Mrp/NBP35 family ATP-binding protein, which translates to MSIDTSSVVRALAKVSDPVTGQDLITANMVRDLNIEGDSISFTLELASLNAQHKSELNFACQGAIAEVYPQAKVHVHMMSRTADPQQQTSALPQVKNVIAVASGKGGVGKSTIAANLALGLQMLGARVGLVDADIYGPSVPTMFGLQGQRPKVRDVYGQPKMVPLDAYGIALMSIGFIIEPEQAVVLRGPRLAGIIKQFFNDCLWPELDYLVVDLPPGTGDVQLTLVQTVPVTGAIIVTTPQEVAVIDAVKASNMFQLPGVAVPLLGVVENMSWFTPKELPDHKYLIFGQGGGKKLALVNNTVLLGQVPLVQGIREAGDGGRPIILDEEDPISREAFLNVAKNVARQVAIRNETIAPTQVVKMAQ; encoded by the coding sequence ATGTCGATAGATACATCAAGTGTTGTCAGGGCTTTGGCCAAAGTTAGTGATCCTGTAACTGGTCAAGACCTGATTACAGCCAATATGGTACGGGATCTAAACATTGAAGGTGATTCCATCAGCTTTACGCTTGAACTGGCTTCCCTCAACGCCCAGCACAAATCCGAGCTGAATTTCGCCTGTCAAGGTGCCATTGCCGAGGTTTACCCCCAGGCAAAGGTACACGTTCACATGATGTCGAGGACCGCCGATCCTCAACAACAAACCAGTGCGTTGCCACAAGTAAAAAATGTGATCGCCGTAGCATCTGGCAAAGGTGGTGTTGGAAAATCTACCATTGCCGCCAATCTCGCGCTGGGTTTGCAAATGCTGGGTGCCAGAGTAGGTTTGGTGGATGCCGATATCTATGGCCCTTCGGTTCCAACAATGTTCGGTTTACAGGGACAACGCCCCAAGGTGCGCGATGTGTATGGTCAGCCCAAAATGGTTCCTCTCGATGCTTATGGCATTGCCCTGATGTCCATTGGATTCATTATTGAGCCAGAACAAGCGGTGGTATTGCGGGGGCCTCGCCTCGCCGGGATCATCAAGCAATTTTTCAACGATTGCCTGTGGCCTGAACTCGACTATCTGGTGGTTGATTTGCCTCCCGGAACGGGAGATGTACAATTGACCTTGGTGCAAACGGTGCCGGTCACGGGTGCAATTATCGTGACTACCCCACAAGAAGTAGCGGTTATTGATGCGGTGAAGGCTTCCAATATGTTCCAGCTGCCTGGTGTGGCCGTACCGCTCCTTGGTGTGGTGGAAAATATGTCCTGGTTTACACCCAAAGAATTGCCCGACCATAAATACCTGATTTTTGGACAAGGGGGAGGTAAAAAACTGGCCCTCGTCAACAATACTGTACTGCTGGGTCAAGTCCCATTGGTGCAAGGCATTCGGGAAGCTGGTGACGGTGGCCGCCCAATCATCCTGGATGAGGAAGACCCCATTTCGCGAGAGGCTTTTTTGAATGTAGCCAAAAATGTAGCCCGCCAGGTGGCCATACGCAACGAAACCATAGCCCCTACACAAGTAGTAAAAATGGCCCAGTAG